One region of Baekduia soli genomic DNA includes:
- a CDS encoding DMT family transporter, translating into MFVAWIALAVAIASEIVATLSLKAAGGGSVGAVALVVIGYVASFALMLVVLRRIEVSVAYAIWAGAGTAAIAVIGVAFLGEQADVLKFASIALVIAGVVGLNLGGAH; encoded by the coding sequence ATGTTCGTCGCCTGGATCGCGCTCGCCGTCGCCATCGCCTCCGAGATCGTCGCCACCCTCTCCCTGAAGGCGGCCGGCGGTGGGTCGGTGGGCGCCGTGGCGCTCGTCGTGATCGGCTATGTCGCATCGTTCGCGCTGATGCTCGTCGTGCTGCGCCGCATCGAGGTCTCCGTCGCCTACGCCATCTGGGCCGGCGCCGGCACGGCCGCGATCGCCGTCATCGGCGTCGCGTTCCTCGGCGAGCAGGCCGACGTGCTCAAGTTCGCGTCGATCGCCCTCGTCATCGCCGGCGTCGTCGGGCTGAACCTCGGCGGCGCGCATTGA
- a CDS encoding P-type ATPase: MVQTTERSPSRDAVDWRSLDLVGAAVAPADDVLGLLGSSAGGLTAAEAARRLSVAGPNALRSHGARPLAVLARQLRNPLLVLLVTAAVISYAVGEQTSAAIILLIIVLSVGLGFFNEYRSELAVQALHSQLRHTSLVLRDGRPGPVDVTDVVPGDVVLLAVGDVVAADLRLLHAEGLECDEAVLTGESLPAEKRADAVPAPDSPLDLPSCAFMGTVVRAGSGLGVVVRTGARTDFGAIALQLGDRQPQTAFQLGLREFSLLLVRVTALLAGSILAINIAIGHSLLDSALFALAIAVGLTPSCCPRS, from the coding sequence ATGGTCCAGACCACCGAGCGCTCGCCGTCACGCGACGCGGTGGACTGGAGATCGCTGGACCTCGTCGGCGCGGCGGTCGCGCCGGCCGACGACGTCCTGGGCCTGCTGGGCAGCTCGGCGGGCGGCCTGACGGCCGCGGAGGCGGCGCGCCGGCTCTCGGTCGCCGGGCCCAACGCGCTGCGCAGCCACGGCGCCCGTCCGCTGGCCGTCCTGGCCCGCCAGCTGCGCAACCCCTTGCTCGTCCTCCTGGTCACCGCCGCGGTGATCTCCTACGCGGTCGGCGAGCAGACGAGCGCGGCGATCATCCTGCTCATCATCGTGCTGAGCGTCGGGTTGGGGTTCTTCAACGAGTACCGCTCCGAGCTCGCCGTGCAGGCCCTGCACTCCCAGCTGCGCCACACCTCGCTCGTGCTGCGCGACGGCCGGCCCGGACCCGTCGACGTCACCGACGTCGTCCCCGGCGATGTCGTGCTGCTCGCCGTCGGCGACGTCGTGGCCGCCGACCTGCGGCTCCTGCACGCCGAGGGCCTGGAGTGCGACGAGGCCGTGCTGACCGGCGAGTCGCTGCCCGCCGAGAAGCGCGCCGACGCCGTGCCGGCTCCCGACTCGCCGCTCGACCTCCCGTCGTGCGCGTTCATGGGCACGGTGGTGCGCGCGGGCAGCGGGCTCGGCGTCGTCGTGCGCACCGGGGCGCGGACGGACTTCGGCGCGATCGCGCTGCAGCTCGGCGACCGCCAGCCCCAGACCGCCTTCCAGCTCGGGCTCCGGGAGTTCTCGCTGCTGCTCGTGCGGGTCACCGCGCTGCTGGCCGGATCGATCCTGGCCATCAACATCGCCATCGGGCACTCCCTGCTGGACTCCGCGCTCTTCGCGCTGGCGATCGCCGTCGGGCTGACCCCCAGCTGCTGCCCGCGATCGTGA
- a CDS encoding HAD-IC family P-type ATPase produces MARSRAGTAAVAGVRRLATLPFDHERRLSTVLVQEADGTRRVIVKGAPEAVMERCVDVPAQARATLDAQFAAGARVIAVATRDAGGATSLDAADEHGLRLSGLLTFSDRPKADASAALRRLARLGVEVKVITGDNDRVAEKVCTDLGLPVAGMLTGARIDAMDDTQLAAALPATTIFARVTPDQKSRVIKAQRRLGSTVGFLGDGVNDAVALHDADVGISVQNATDVAKDAADIVLLDKDLDILAGGVVEGRRIFANTIKYVLMGTSSNFGNMFSAGGASLLLSFLPMLPTQILLNNLLYDCSEMTIPTDHVDEEQLRRPAHWDTLMIRRFMLFFGPISSIFDFATFGIMVWGFHAGADLFRSGWFVESLATQSLIIFAIRTRRVPFFHSRPSLPLLVSTLVVVAIGIALPFSPLAGVLGFRHLPPAFLVALAGMLLVYLLLIELGKRRFYRLEEAGPSVARPRPPRERRIHHRASRWTTLEPPPQDGAAAA; encoded by the coding sequence GTGGCGCGCTCCCGGGCCGGCACCGCCGCCGTCGCCGGCGTGCGGCGCCTGGCCACGCTGCCGTTCGACCACGAGCGCCGGCTGTCGACCGTGCTCGTGCAGGAGGCCGACGGTACGCGCCGGGTCATCGTCAAGGGCGCGCCGGAGGCCGTCATGGAGCGCTGCGTCGACGTGCCCGCCCAGGCCCGGGCGACGCTCGACGCGCAGTTCGCCGCCGGCGCGCGGGTCATCGCGGTCGCGACACGCGACGCCGGCGGCGCGACGTCGCTGGACGCCGCCGACGAGCACGGCCTGCGGCTTTCGGGGCTGCTGACGTTCTCCGACCGTCCGAAGGCCGACGCGAGCGCGGCGCTGCGGCGTCTCGCCCGGCTCGGCGTCGAGGTCAAGGTCATCACGGGCGACAACGACCGCGTCGCCGAGAAGGTCTGCACGGACCTCGGCCTGCCCGTGGCCGGCATGCTCACGGGCGCCCGCATCGACGCGATGGACGACACGCAGCTGGCCGCCGCGCTGCCGGCCACGACGATCTTCGCGCGCGTCACGCCCGACCAGAAGTCGCGGGTCATCAAGGCCCAGCGCCGGCTGGGAAGCACGGTCGGCTTCCTGGGCGACGGCGTCAACGACGCGGTCGCGTTGCACGACGCCGACGTCGGGATCTCGGTGCAGAACGCCACCGACGTGGCCAAGGACGCCGCCGACATCGTCCTGCTGGACAAGGACCTCGACATCCTCGCCGGCGGCGTGGTCGAGGGCCGGCGGATCTTCGCCAACACCATCAAGTACGTGCTCATGGGCACGTCGTCGAACTTCGGGAACATGTTCAGCGCCGGCGGGGCGTCGCTGCTGCTCAGCTTCCTGCCGATGCTGCCGACGCAGATCCTGCTCAACAACCTGCTCTACGACTGCAGCGAGATGACGATCCCGACCGACCACGTCGACGAGGAGCAGCTGCGCCGCCCCGCCCACTGGGACACGCTCATGATCCGCCGGTTCATGCTGTTCTTCGGGCCGATCAGCTCCATCTTCGACTTCGCGACGTTCGGGATCATGGTGTGGGGCTTCCACGCCGGCGCCGACCTGTTCCGCTCGGGCTGGTTCGTCGAGTCGCTGGCGACCCAGAGCCTGATCATCTTCGCGATCCGCACGCGCCGGGTCCCGTTCTTCCACAGCCGCCCGAGCCTGCCGCTGCTGGTCTCCACCCTCGTCGTCGTGGCGATCGGCATCGCGCTGCCGTTCTCGCCGCTGGCCGGCGTGCTCGGCTTCCGCCACCTGCCGCCGGCGTTCCTGGTGGCGCTGGCCGGGATGCTGCTCGTCTACCTGCTGCTCATCGAGCTGGGCAAGCGCCGCTTCTACCGCCTCGAGGAGGCCGGGCCCTCGGTCGCCCGCCCCCGGCCGCCGCGCGAGCGCCGCATCCACCACCGCGCGTCGCGCTGGACGACGCTGGAGCCGCCGCCGCAGGACGGTGCCGCGGCCGCGTAG
- a CDS encoding ATP-binding cassette domain-containing protein, whose protein sequence is MTTTTNAIEAHGLVKRYGDKRALDGVDLDVARGAVCALLGPNGAGKTTAVRVLTTLTKPDAGTASVAGHDIRTDPVGVRRSIGLAAQDATVDGLLTGHENLTMIGELHHLGRRASLRRATDLLAQFSLTDAGDKLARDYSGGMRRRLDLAATLVAEPEILFLDEPTTGLDPRARNDLWEVLDGLVAGGATILLTTQYLEEADRLADDIVVVDHGRVIARGDARSLKRQVGGDQLHVVVVDPGDLDDVAEILGRVAGAAPVVDRAGRSATAPAEGGVAAIAELASAIADAGVEIEDLGLRQPTLDDAFVILTGAPAPDEVEGRA, encoded by the coding sequence ATGACGACCACCACGAACGCGATCGAGGCCCACGGGCTCGTGAAGCGCTACGGGGACAAGCGCGCGCTGGACGGCGTGGACCTAGACGTCGCCCGCGGCGCGGTGTGCGCGCTGCTGGGCCCCAACGGCGCCGGCAAGACCACGGCCGTGCGCGTCCTGACGACCCTCACCAAGCCCGACGCCGGCACCGCGAGCGTCGCCGGCCATGACATCCGCACCGACCCCGTCGGGGTGCGGCGCAGCATCGGCCTGGCCGCCCAGGACGCGACGGTCGACGGCCTGCTGACCGGCCACGAGAACCTCACGATGATCGGCGAGCTGCACCACCTCGGGCGCCGCGCGTCCCTGCGCCGCGCCACCGACCTGCTCGCGCAGTTCTCGCTGACCGACGCCGGGGACAAGCTCGCGCGCGACTACTCCGGCGGCATGCGCCGCCGGCTCGACCTCGCCGCCACGCTCGTCGCCGAGCCCGAGATCCTCTTCCTCGACGAGCCGACCACCGGCCTGGACCCCCGTGCCCGCAACGACCTGTGGGAGGTCCTCGACGGCCTGGTGGCCGGCGGCGCGACGATCCTGCTGACGACCCAGTACCTCGAGGAGGCCGACCGGCTGGCCGACGACATCGTCGTCGTCGACCACGGCCGGGTCATCGCGCGCGGGGACGCGCGCAGCCTCAAGCGCCAGGTCGGCGGCGACCAGCTCCACGTCGTCGTGGTCGATCCCGGCGACCTCGACGACGTGGCGGAGATCCTCGGCCGGGTCGCCGGCGCCGCCCCGGTCGTCGACCGCGCGGGGCGCTCGGCCACCGCCCCCGCCGAGGGCGGCGTGGCCGCCATCGCCGAGCTGGCCTCGGCCATCGCCGACGCCGGCGTCGAGATCGAGGACCTCGGCCTGCGCCAGCCGACGCTGGACGACGCGTTCGTGATCCTGACCGGCGCGCCGGCCCCCGACGAGGTGGAGGGGCGCGCATGA
- a CDS encoding ABC transporter permease encodes MRSSTFVSDTWVIARRGLKHMRRQPEALSDATIQPVMFVLLFAFVFGGAIAVPGGGSYKEFLMGGIFAQTIVFGAFGVAIALSNDRNNGAIDRFHSLPIPRSSVLAGHAVANLIRALLPIVFMSVTGYIVGWRIHSGVLDILAAYGLMIVFSFAVIWIGVLLGSSVPTPEAVQGVAFVAIFPITFIASTFVPTSTLPGVLKTIAEWNPTSALANALRHLFDNPGGVAPPGAAWPLAHPIAYTLLWAAAIVAVCAPLAVRQYQRSIRS; translated from the coding sequence ATGAGGTCCAGCACGTTCGTGTCCGACACGTGGGTCATCGCGCGCCGCGGCCTGAAGCACATGCGCCGCCAGCCCGAGGCGCTCTCGGACGCCACGATCCAGCCCGTGATGTTCGTGCTGCTGTTCGCGTTCGTCTTCGGCGGTGCGATCGCCGTCCCCGGCGGGGGCAGCTACAAGGAGTTCCTGATGGGCGGGATCTTTGCCCAGACGATCGTGTTCGGCGCCTTCGGCGTGGCGATCGCGCTGTCCAACGACCGCAACAACGGGGCGATCGACCGCTTCCACTCGCTGCCGATCCCGCGCAGCAGCGTGCTCGCCGGCCACGCGGTGGCCAACCTCATCCGCGCACTGCTGCCCATCGTCTTCATGTCGGTCACGGGCTACATCGTCGGGTGGCGCATCCACTCCGGGGTGCTGGACATCCTGGCCGCCTACGGGCTCATGATCGTGTTCTCGTTCGCCGTGATCTGGATCGGCGTGCTGCTGGGCAGCTCGGTGCCGACGCCGGAGGCCGTGCAGGGCGTGGCCTTCGTCGCGATCTTCCCCATCACGTTCATCGCCAGCACGTTCGTGCCGACGAGCACGCTGCCCGGGGTCCTCAAGACGATCGCGGAGTGGAACCCGACGTCGGCCCTGGCCAACGCGCTGCGCCACCTGTTCGACAACCCGGGCGGCGTCGCCCCGCCGGGGGCGGCGTGGCCGCTGGCCCACCCCATCGCCTACACCCTGCTCTGGGCTGCGGCGATCGTGGCGGTGTGCGCGCCGCTGGCCGTGCGTCAGTACCAGCGCTCGATCCGCAGCTGA
- a CDS encoding TetR/AcrR family transcriptional regulator, which yields MTARPVRGEARRELILDAAIRVLGHEGPGMLTHRRVAAAAGLPLAATTYWFASKEELLVSAYRRAADRDIARVRAVALAHERDGLDVADALADLVASELQDGRSALIACFTMSLEAARRPQLRDIEAEWTEAYVEAISAMLVAAGSPQPRIDAEVLTAALDGLLLAHLARGGGSTDARDAVLPHLRRLVGALTAG from the coding sequence TTGACCGCGCGCCCGGTGCGCGGCGAGGCGCGCCGGGAGCTCATCCTCGACGCCGCGATCCGGGTCCTCGGCCACGAGGGGCCCGGGATGCTCACCCACCGGCGCGTGGCCGCGGCGGCGGGACTGCCCCTGGCTGCGACCACGTACTGGTTCGCCTCCAAGGAGGAGCTGCTGGTCAGCGCCTACCGCCGGGCCGCCGACCGCGACATCGCGCGCGTCCGGGCCGTCGCCCTGGCCCACGAGCGTGACGGCCTGGACGTCGCCGACGCGCTGGCCGACCTGGTGGCCTCCGAGCTCCAGGACGGCCGCTCGGCGCTCATCGCCTGCTTCACCATGTCGCTCGAGGCCGCGCGGCGCCCGCAGCTGCGCGACATCGAGGCCGAATGGACCGAGGCCTACGTCGAGGCGATCTCCGCGATGCTGGTGGCCGCCGGCTCGCCCCAGCCGCGCATCGACGCCGAGGTCCTGACCGCCGCGCTGGACGGCCTCCTGCTCGCCCACCTGGCGCGCGGCGGCGGCAGCACCGACGCGCGCGACGCCGTCCTCCCGCACCTCCGGCGCCTGGTCGGCGCGCTCACCGCAGGCTGA
- a CDS encoding alpha/beta fold hydrolase — translation MDVPSEDLPTTTVTGAGGVPIAVRTGGDGPSLVAVHGGMCDGRWWDPVRARLEADRTISTPDRRDHGASGHSSGPYALADEAQDLLAVLAATPAPVDLVGHSYGGLVALEAALRGAPLRAMVLYEPSIGDDDAMDGLLDRIEALVAEGEVDEAVGLLLTERMGMSPHRLAAAKVRPGWKQTAAHIGTLPRQGRTAAGYVMDREALAALAVPTLVMVGDMSPAWRLEACRELAGLLPAGRLEVMERHGHLGPVDDPDGFAATVMDFLDAPAGA, via the coding sequence GTGGACGTGCCCAGCGAGGACCTGCCCACCACGACGGTGACCGGAGCCGGCGGCGTGCCGATCGCCGTGCGCACCGGCGGCGACGGGCCGTCGCTGGTGGCCGTGCACGGCGGGATGTGCGACGGGCGCTGGTGGGATCCCGTGCGCGCCCGCCTGGAGGCCGACCGCACGATCTCCACGCCCGACCGCCGCGACCACGGCGCCAGCGGCCACAGCAGCGGGCCCTACGCGCTGGCCGACGAGGCGCAGGACCTCCTGGCGGTCCTGGCCGCCACGCCGGCGCCGGTCGACCTCGTCGGCCACTCCTACGGCGGCCTCGTCGCGCTGGAGGCGGCGCTGCGCGGGGCGCCGCTGCGCGCGATGGTGCTCTACGAGCCCTCCATCGGCGACGACGACGCGATGGACGGCCTGCTGGACCGCATCGAGGCGCTCGTGGCCGAGGGCGAGGTCGACGAGGCCGTCGGGCTGCTGCTCACCGAGCGCATGGGCATGTCCCCGCACCGCCTCGCGGCGGCGAAGGTGCGCCCGGGCTGGAAGCAGACCGCCGCGCACATCGGCACGCTGCCGCGCCAGGGCCGGACGGCTGCGGGCTACGTCATGGACCGCGAGGCGCTCGCCGCGCTGGCGGTTCCGACGCTCGTCATGGTCGGCGACATGAGCCCGGCCTGGCGCCTGGAGGCCTGCCGCGAGCTCGCGGGCCTGCTGCCCGCCGGGCGCCTGGAGGTCATGGAGCGCCACGGCCACCTCGGCCCCGTCGACGACCCGGACGGCTTCGCCGCGACGGTCATGGACTTCCTCGACGCGCCCGCCGGCGCCTGA
- a CDS encoding universal stress protein, whose product MILLCYDGSDDAKAAIERAGVLFGGRPATVLAVWEPLVETLARSGAGFGYGSGTLDFEAIDRETEQAALARAQEGVELATAAGLNAQPRARSRSMAIADAILDEADDVAADAIVLGTRGLGGLKSLMLGSVSHALLQHADRPVMVVPSAEVAAQRAAHRRG is encoded by the coding sequence GTGATCCTGCTGTGCTACGACGGGTCCGACGACGCCAAGGCCGCCATCGAGCGTGCCGGAGTCCTGTTCGGGGGCCGCCCGGCGACCGTCCTGGCCGTGTGGGAGCCGCTGGTCGAGACCCTGGCGCGCTCCGGCGCCGGCTTCGGCTACGGGTCCGGGACGCTCGACTTCGAGGCCATCGATCGGGAGACCGAGCAGGCGGCGCTCGCCCGCGCCCAGGAGGGCGTCGAGCTGGCCACGGCCGCCGGGCTGAACGCCCAGCCACGAGCCCGCTCGCGCTCCATGGCGATCGCCGACGCCATCCTCGACGAGGCCGACGACGTCGCCGCCGACGCGATCGTCCTGGGCACCCGCGGGCTCGGCGGCCTGAAGTCGCTGATGCTCGGCAGCGTGTCGCACGCCCTGCTCCAGCACGCCGACCGCCCGGTGATGGTCGTCCCCTCCGCCGAGGTCGCCGCGCAGCGCGCGGCGCACCGCCGGGGCTGA
- a CDS encoding aldo/keto reductase — protein MSANPVPAVTLRDDEKIPQLGFGVWQVPQDETADVVTRALLAGYRHIDTASAYGNEAGVGQAIHAAGLQREDVYITTKCFNDDHGFDQAKRALRASLDQLGMEHVDLYLIHWPVPAHDKYVETWKALIELQAEGLARSIGVSNFQPAHLERIIAETGVTPAVNQIELHPYLQQVGLRREHDALGIVTEAWSPLAKGAVADDPAIAAIAEAHGKSPAQVTIRWHLQLGNVVIPKSVTQERIEENFDVLDFHLSADEMTAIGALDAGRRTGPDPDTFIRP, from the coding sequence TTGTCCGCGAACCCCGTCCCCGCCGTCACCCTCCGCGATGACGAGAAGATCCCCCAGCTCGGCTTCGGCGTGTGGCAGGTCCCGCAGGACGAGACCGCCGACGTCGTCACCCGCGCCCTGCTGGCCGGCTACCGCCACATCGACACCGCCTCGGCCTACGGCAACGAGGCCGGCGTGGGCCAGGCGATCCACGCCGCCGGCCTCCAGCGCGAGGACGTGTACATCACGACGAAGTGCTTCAACGACGACCACGGCTTCGACCAGGCCAAGCGTGCACTGCGCGCCAGCCTCGACCAGCTCGGCATGGAGCACGTCGACCTGTACCTCATCCACTGGCCGGTCCCGGCGCACGACAAGTACGTCGAGACGTGGAAGGCGCTCATCGAGCTGCAGGCCGAGGGCCTGGCGCGCTCCATCGGCGTCTCGAACTTCCAGCCCGCCCACCTCGAGCGCATCATCGCCGAGACCGGCGTCACGCCCGCGGTCAACCAGATCGAGCTGCACCCCTACCTCCAGCAGGTCGGGCTGCGCCGCGAGCACGACGCGCTGGGCATCGTGACCGAGGCGTGGAGCCCGCTCGCCAAGGGCGCCGTGGCCGACGACCCGGCGATCGCCGCGATCGCCGAGGCCCACGGCAAGTCGCCGGCCCAGGTCACGATCCGCTGGCACCTGCAGCTCGGCAACGTGGTCATCCCCAAGTCGGTGACCCAGGAGCGCATCGAGGAGAACTTCGACGTCCTGGACTTCCACCTCAGCGCCGACGAGATGACCGCGATCGGGGCCCTGGACGCCGGCCGGCGCACGGGACCCGACCCGGACACGTTCATCCGCCCGTAG
- a CDS encoding NADP-dependent oxidoreductase, which translates to MPETNRQIRLAARPSGEVKPSDWEPADAEVPEPGEGEFAGRTLAISLDPAMRGWLDDRPSYVPPVGLGEVMRAGSVVEVTASRHPDYAVGDHVTGLFGVQTHVVSGGRGTLKVDLDRAPAATWLGALGLTGMTAYFGLLDVGALAEGETVVVSGAAGAVGTIVGQIARIKGCRVVGIAGGPEKCAMLVDELGFDAAIDYRAQDVRRALRPEVGDGIDVYFDNVGGEILDAALANLRRGARVVICGAISQYNSATGVKGPSNYLSLLVNRARMEGFVVFDYAKRYGEAAAEIAGWIADGSLTTREHVVQGTVDDFPDTLQMLFRGENVGKLVLELV; encoded by the coding sequence GTGCCCGAGACCAACCGCCAGATCCGCCTCGCCGCCCGCCCCTCCGGCGAGGTCAAGCCCAGCGACTGGGAGCCCGCCGACGCCGAGGTCCCCGAGCCCGGAGAGGGCGAGTTCGCGGGACGCACGCTGGCCATCTCGCTCGACCCGGCGATGCGCGGCTGGCTCGACGACCGGCCCTCCTACGTCCCGCCCGTCGGCCTGGGCGAGGTCATGCGCGCTGGGTCGGTCGTCGAGGTCACGGCGTCCCGGCATCCCGACTACGCGGTGGGCGACCACGTCACGGGCCTGTTCGGCGTGCAGACCCACGTGGTCTCCGGCGGGCGCGGCACGCTGAAGGTCGACCTGGACCGGGCGCCGGCGGCGACCTGGCTCGGCGCGCTGGGCCTCACGGGCATGACGGCCTACTTCGGGCTGCTGGACGTCGGCGCCCTGGCCGAGGGCGAGACCGTCGTGGTCTCCGGCGCCGCCGGCGCCGTGGGCACGATCGTGGGCCAGATCGCCCGGATCAAGGGCTGCCGCGTCGTCGGGATCGCGGGCGGCCCGGAGAAGTGCGCGATGCTCGTCGACGAGCTCGGCTTCGACGCGGCGATCGACTACCGCGCCCAGGACGTCCGGCGCGCGCTGCGCCCCGAGGTGGGCGACGGCATCGACGTGTACTTCGACAACGTCGGCGGCGAGATCCTCGATGCCGCGCTGGCCAACCTGCGCCGCGGCGCGCGCGTCGTCATCTGCGGCGCGATCAGCCAGTACAACAGCGCGACGGGGGTCAAGGGCCCGTCGAACTACCTGTCGCTGCTGGTCAACCGCGCGCGGATGGAGGGCTTCGTCGTGTTCGACTACGCCAAGCGCTACGGCGAGGCGGCGGCCGAGATCGCGGGCTGGATCGCCGACGGGTCGCTGACGACCAGGGAGCACGTCGTGCAGGGCACCGTCGACGACTTCCCCGACACGCTGCAGATGCTCTTCCGCGGCGAGAACGTCGGCAAGCTCGTGCTGGAGCTGGTCTAG
- a CDS encoding SDR family NAD(P)-dependent oxidoreductase produces MLTLEGRIAIITAAASGIGRASAEAFAAYGAHVIVVDIDGPRTAEVVEAIHAGGGSAEGHVVDLLDQDAVDGLFSALASAHDRVDVLFNHAGAPGPKGFELTHEQWLRCVRLNLWAPTAMTQGALPLLRRSDRSPSIIYTASTAAVIASPNSPTDSASKAGVLMFAKSVAVALAPEGIRANVLMPGLVETPMLPTFFSARSEEDPEYLEALARYQGMVPMGRLGRPPELAAVAAFLASDAAPYMTGAAITVDGGLSAF; encoded by the coding sequence ATGCTCACGCTCGAGGGGCGCATCGCGATCATCACGGCCGCCGCGTCGGGCATCGGCCGCGCCTCGGCCGAGGCGTTCGCCGCCTACGGCGCCCACGTCATCGTCGTCGACATCGACGGGCCGCGGACCGCGGAGGTCGTCGAGGCGATCCACGCCGGCGGCGGCTCGGCCGAGGGCCACGTGGTCGACCTGCTCGACCAGGATGCCGTCGACGGGCTGTTCTCCGCGCTCGCGTCCGCCCACGATCGGGTCGACGTCCTGTTCAACCACGCCGGCGCACCCGGCCCCAAGGGCTTCGAGCTGACCCACGAGCAGTGGCTGCGCTGCGTGCGCCTGAACCTGTGGGCGCCGACGGCCATGACGCAGGGCGCGCTGCCGCTGCTGCGCCGCTCGGACCGCTCCCCCTCCATCATCTACACGGCGTCGACGGCGGCGGTCATCGCCTCGCCCAACAGCCCGACCGACTCGGCCTCCAAGGCCGGCGTGCTGATGTTCGCCAAGTCGGTGGCGGTGGCGCTGGCGCCCGAGGGGATCCGCGCGAACGTGCTGATGCCCGGGCTCGTGGAGACGCCGATGCTGCCCACGTTCTTCTCCGCGCGCTCCGAGGAGGACCCGGAGTACCTGGAGGCCCTGGCCCGCTACCAGGGCATGGTGCCGATGGGCCGCCTGGGGCGGCCGCCCGAGCTCGCGGCCGTCGCCGCCTTCCTGGCCAGCGACGCCGCGCCCTACATGACCGGCGCGGCCATCACCGTCGACGGCGGCCTGTCGGCGTTCTGA
- a CDS encoding SDR family oxidoreductase, whose amino-acid sequence MATEVDLRDKVAIVTGGASGIGRATALALAGAGAEVVVADLDARGADEVAALVGGHAVVCDVSDMEADRAMVQFAVDRCGGVDIAFLNAGVMTGCGVGEDFDLALYRRANGANLDGVVFGTHAVLPALKARGGGAIVATASLAGLTAVPFDPLYAANKHAVVGLARSLGPVLQADNITYNALCPAFAESRIIDPIRDMLSSTRVTLIPAEEVADAVLRILAGGGTGEAWFVQPAREPGPFRFRNVPGPGAAARADAPPGS is encoded by the coding sequence ATGGCCACGGAGGTGGACCTGCGCGACAAGGTCGCGATCGTCACCGGCGGCGCGAGCGGGATCGGGCGCGCCACGGCGCTCGCGCTGGCCGGCGCGGGCGCGGAGGTGGTCGTGGCCGACCTCGACGCCCGCGGCGCCGATGAGGTCGCCGCCCTCGTGGGCGGCCACGCCGTCGTCTGCGACGTCTCGGACATGGAGGCCGACCGCGCCATGGTGCAGTTCGCGGTGGACCGCTGCGGCGGCGTCGACATCGCGTTCCTCAACGCGGGCGTCATGACCGGGTGCGGCGTCGGCGAGGACTTCGACCTCGCGCTGTACCGGCGCGCCAACGGCGCCAACCTCGACGGCGTGGTGTTCGGCACCCACGCGGTGCTGCCCGCGCTGAAGGCGCGCGGCGGCGGCGCGATCGTGGCCACCGCCTCGCTGGCCGGGCTGACCGCGGTGCCCTTCGACCCGCTCTACGCCGCCAACAAGCACGCGGTCGTCGGGCTGGCCCGCTCCCTCGGGCCTGTGCTGCAGGCCGACAACATCACCTACAACGCGCTGTGCCCCGCCTTCGCGGAGTCGCGGATCATCGACCCGATCCGCGACATGCTGTCGAGCACCCGGGTCACCCTGATCCCCGCCGAGGAGGTCGCCGACGCCGTGCTGCGCATCCTCGCCGGCGGCGGCACGGGCGAGGCGTGGTTCGTCCAGCCCGCGCGCGAGCCCGGGCCGTTCCGCTTCCGCAACGTCCCCGGCCCGGGTGCGGCGGCGCGCGCCGACGCCCCGCCCGGGTCCTGA